In the genome of Brachypodium distachyon strain Bd21 chromosome 3, Brachypodium_distachyon_v3.0, whole genome shotgun sequence, the window CGAGTCTACGTTTTCTTTTACTAAAAACCACCAGATTTGCTTAACCGGTTAGTCGCTAGCTTCTAAGCGCGAAATTGACAAGGATGGCCCACTGTGAAGCCTACGTGTCTTGTCAGAACGGATTGCCAGCATCGGCATTGACCGTGTTCTCGCCCCCGAAGGCGACCGCGAGCTCCTTGTCTGCCCATGGGCATCTCGCCACCGAAGAGGACGACGTCACCTCGCCCTGGCCGCGCACGCACAGACGCTCCCAAACGTCGTCGCGACCACTACGCTCGAAAAAGAAGCCTCGCCAGACCACCATCGCCGCAGTTCCCCGTCTCTCGCGGACCTCTCCCTTCCCCTCCCACTGCTCGCGGCACGCCGCCCCCGCTGCGGCGCGCCGCCCCTGCTCACCACGTGCCGTCCCCGCTTCGCCGCGCCTGCTCACCACGTGCCGCTCGctcctgctcgccgccgctgctcaaGCGCTCATACTCATTCGGGTTCGAGCGGAACATCATGGGCGCCATGGACCAGGCCGCCGTCGCGGCCACGGCTTCCCCTCTCTGGCGCTACCGGCTGGGCGGAGGAGGCTTCAGGCGCGTCTTCTCGCGCTGCTTGCCCtcgctgcgccgccgctcgccccgtTGCGACACGCCACTGTTTGCCGTGCTGCTCTCCGGTGGCTCACGCCCACGCAAGATGTTGCTGCGGAGTATGGCGGCTCCGGGCTGCGGGCGCGGGTGGGAGCAACGGCAGCCCCTCATGCGGGCCTCCAGAGCGGCGACGGCGTGTGCATGCAGAGGCGAACGCGGCGGCTCGCAATGGCCGGCGGAGCAGCGACCGCGGGCACGTGCGGAGGCGACGATGACGGCTCATGCAGGCCTCCAAAGCGACGGCGGCGTGTGAGACCGGGCTGGGAGAGACGACTCGGTCAAAGTCAAATAGCGCAGCAGCTGATGTGGCGCCAACTAGGACCTAAAATGCAGGCCCACCTCGTCAGTTTCGGGATTAGGTGCTAGCGACCGATTAGTTAAGCAAATCCGGTAGTTTTTAGTAAAAAGAACGTAGACCGGTACCAAAGTAAAACCCTATCCCCTAAGGGTCCATTCGGTTACTCCCATACCTGTGGGGTTTGGGAGGGATTGATCCCATTTTAGTTCAAGTTCCCTCAAATCCCTCTCAATCCTTGCAGGAAATTTCATAACCGAACAAGAAGGCTTAGTGTCGTGGTTTTTCGTAATTTActctcatgcatgcatagtgATACCAAAGGAGCAAAACGATCCATAAAAGTAGAGAACTCGGCCATGCATCGACAGATGAAATCAAACTTGGGCCACATGATCGGTGTCGGCTGCGGCGCCCATCTGGAGGGGCAGAAGTTGAGCACGTACTCCTGCGCGTGGCAGCGGGCCGTGGTGGCGGCCGCGTCGTAGGCGTAGCTATAGTAGTCCGGGCAGGCGTCCCTGAAGAGCCGCGAGTAGACGCTCCCCTTGCACGCCTCCGCCGTGCCGTACGCGCCCCGGCAGCAGAAGGAGTCCAGCCCGAACGCCAGGCACGCGCTCCTGCACGCCACCACCGTCGGCGCCTTGGCCTTTCCCGGCACCACCACCTGCAGCTCTGGCGGGCACACCGCGTTCACGTCCTTGGCGCACCCCGCGATGAAGCACTTGCCGCTCCGGTTCGCCGGCCTGCTCCACACGGCCACGGGGAGGTTGTACCCGTCCACCACGCTCACGTCGTAGGAGCCCGTCCCGGCCTCCTCGTGCAAGCTCACCTCCAGGAGCGTGGCGGGAGGGGCGCCCACGGACCCGTTGCAGGCTAGGCGGCCTTCGCAGTCGCCCGTGAGGCAGCGGCTCCTGCTGGTGGTGGCGCCGTTGAAGTTGCTGCAGCCGGTGCGGCCCCAGAAGCGGCCGCTCCAGGAGGACGGCGCGTCGACGCGCTTCGATTAGCCTggcgggaggaagaagccgcCACCCGCGAGAACCGGGTGGCCGGAGTTGGGCGCGTTCGCTGGCCACACTGGGAACGGGCATTTGTTTGTCACGTGGAACGTGACGCCCCTTACCTGCACCACCGTTCCTGCAGAACGTAGATTTTGTTATCGGAGTATCTAAATTGCCTGAATTTTAGTCAGAATTCCTATATTAAATTCACACTCTCTCTTCGTATTCATAATTCATTGCTGCCGTACTGCACAGCAGGCAGCTGGCACTTGTGTAGTGTCAGTGTAAATCATGTagttcctccgtccaacaaatgatatgtcaactttgattaaatttgaatgcatttatacttgagacatcttttattggacggaagGAATACAAGCACTGACTCTGATCTCTCACCTGGGAGAGCCTGCAccagcaggaggaggatgcACGGGAGGAGCAGAAGATTAGCCATCTCTTTCTCTCGATCGATCTCGATCTTAGACTAGGAGGACTGCCTGGATTGGATCAGAGGAGAGGCACCCGGGGGCTTTATACTACTACAAAATGCAGCGAAGAGATGAGGATTCAATCCGCGAGGGCCATGAGGTGCTTGTGTTTGTGTAACTTGCATTGCAATGGAAGTAAAGCTGAGGCATGATGAGGGCGGCGCTACCTGGTGCACCGTGCACCACACCTGCTGGGCCAAAAAGGTTACTCCGTAGCTTGTTCAATTATCTGTTTATTATCCGTTGTTGACGCACACGCTACGTATAGTCCTCGTACCGTGCGTGCCATGGAAccagtagaaaaaatctgaggTTGAGGTTTACCCTTTATCATGCTTCATcatatacaaaaataaaagcagAGAATTCATACAAACATGGTAAGTACATTC includes:
- the LOC100833901 gene encoding LOW QUALITY PROTEIN: thaumatin-like protein (The sequence of the model RefSeq protein was modified relative to this genomic sequence to represent the inferred CDS: substituted 1 base at 1 genomic stop codon) produces the protein MANLLLLPCILLLLVQALPGTVVQVRGVTFHVTNKCPFPVWPANAPNSGHPVLAGGGFFLPPGXSKRVDAPSSWSGRFWGRTGCSNFNGATTSRSRCLTGDCEGRLACNGSVGAPPATLLEVSLHEEAGTGSYDVSVVDGYNLPVAVWSRPANRSGKCFIAGCAKDVNAVCPPELQVVVPGKAKAPTVVACRSACLAFGLDSFCCRGAYGTAEACKGSVYSRLFRDACPDYYSYAYDAAATTARCHAQEYVLNFCPSRWAPQPTPIMWPKFDFICRCMAEFSTFMDRFAPLVSLCMHESKLRKTTTLSLLVRL